From Microbacterium invictum, the proteins below share one genomic window:
- a CDS encoding ABC transporter ATP-binding protein has protein sequence MTAAPILTVRHLSASIAGQQVVEDVTFDVPATGITAVLGRNGVGKTSTIRGILGLIQRRGAVTLAGERIDGLPTHKIVQRGVGYVPEDREVFAKLTVAENLAMAERTKNPRREFVAALFPDLVARRAQMAGTLSGGQQQMVSVARALLNDNAILLVDEPTKGLAPKIVGEVAEALAEASKLVPILLVEQNLEVVRQLADDAIVIAGGRVVHTGKATDILDDNALTTRLLGVSAEAVA, from the coding sequence ATGACCGCCGCCCCCATCCTCACCGTCCGGCACCTCTCCGCGTCGATCGCCGGCCAGCAGGTCGTCGAGGACGTCACCTTCGACGTCCCCGCCACCGGCATCACCGCCGTCCTCGGCCGCAACGGCGTGGGCAAGACGTCCACGATCCGGGGGATCCTCGGCCTTATCCAGCGCCGCGGCGCCGTGACGCTCGCCGGTGAGCGCATCGACGGGCTGCCCACGCACAAGATCGTGCAGCGCGGGGTCGGCTACGTGCCCGAAGACCGCGAGGTCTTCGCGAAGCTCACCGTGGCGGAGAACCTGGCGATGGCCGAGCGCACGAAGAACCCGCGCCGCGAGTTCGTGGCCGCGCTCTTCCCCGATCTGGTGGCCCGGCGCGCCCAGATGGCCGGTACTCTCTCGGGCGGCCAGCAGCAGATGGTCTCGGTCGCCCGAGCCCTGCTCAACGACAACGCGATCCTGCTGGTCGACGAGCCCACGAAGGGACTCGCGCCGAAGATCGTCGGAGAGGTCGCGGAGGCGTTGGCCGAGGCATCGAAGCTCGTCCCCATCCTGCTCGTCGAGCAGAACCTCGAGGTCGTCCGCCAGCTCGCCGACGACGCGATCGTGATCGCGGGCGGACGCGTCGTCCATACCGGGAAGGCGACCGACATCCTCGATGACAACGCGCTGACCACACGGCTGCTCGGCGTGAGTGCGGAGGCGGTGGCATGA